From Mycolicibacterium cosmeticum, a single genomic window includes:
- the rplJ gene encoding 50S ribosomal protein L10 — protein sequence MAKADKATAVADIAEKFKEATATVVTEYRGLTVSNLAELRRSLGAGASYTVAKNTLVKRAASEAGIEGLDDLFAGPTAIAFINGEPVDAAKAIKKFAKDNKALVIKGGYMDGKALSVSEVERIADLESREVLLSRVAGALKAKQSQAAALFVAPASQVARLAAALQEKKAGSENTDAA from the coding sequence ATGGCCAAAGCTGACAAGGCCACCGCGGTCGCCGACATCGCCGAGAAGTTCAAGGAGGCGACGGCCACCGTCGTCACCGAGTACCGCGGCCTGACGGTGTCCAACCTTGCCGAGCTGCGCAGGTCGCTGGGCGCCGGCGCGTCGTACACCGTCGCCAAGAACACCTTGGTGAAGCGTGCGGCGTCGGAGGCCGGCATCGAGGGTCTCGACGATCTGTTCGCCGGCCCGACCGCCATCGCGTTCATCAACGGCGAGCCCGTCGACGCCGCGAAGGCGATCAAGAAGTTCGCCAAGGACAACAAGGCGCTCGTCATCAAGGGCGGCTACATGGACGGCAAGGCGCTGTCCGTGTCCGAGGTCGAGCGGATCGCCGACCTGGAGTCGCGCGAGGTGCTGCTGTCGCGCGTCGCCGGCGCCCTCAAGGCGAAGCAGTCCCAGGCCGCGGCGCTGTTCGTGGCGCCCGCGTCCCAGGTCGCCCGCCTGGCCGCAGCTCTGCAAGAGAAGAAGGCCGGCTCGGAAAACACCGACGCCGCCTGA
- a CDS encoding DinB family protein yields MPGMPDPAAGERQTLINFLAFQQNAFLGVSHGLTDEQARATPTVSALSIGGLIKHVTFCQKGWTERAEHAPASPPPDARPMAELMAEYEDQYVMREDETLAGLLADLAAQNAETLRVFTEADLDTPVPVPHDVPWFPQDIDHWSVRWVLLHLVEELSRHAGHADIIRESVDGATMYELLAAAEEWPETDWLKRWRPAAV; encoded by the coding sequence ATGCCCGGAATGCCCGATCCCGCCGCCGGCGAGCGCCAGACCCTGATCAACTTCCTGGCCTTCCAGCAGAACGCCTTCCTCGGCGTGTCCCACGGCCTCACCGACGAGCAGGCGCGCGCCACGCCGACGGTCAGCGCGCTGTCCATCGGCGGGCTGATCAAGCACGTCACCTTCTGCCAGAAGGGATGGACCGAACGCGCCGAGCACGCGCCGGCCAGCCCCCCGCCGGATGCCCGGCCGATGGCGGAACTGATGGCCGAATACGAGGACCAGTACGTGATGCGCGAGGACGAGACGCTGGCCGGGCTGCTCGCGGACCTGGCGGCGCAGAACGCCGAGACCTTGCGGGTGTTCACCGAGGCCGACCTGGACACGCCGGTGCCGGTGCCCCATGACGTGCCGTGGTTCCCGCAGGACATCGACCACTGGTCGGTGCGGTGGGTGCTGCTGCACCTGGTCGAGGAGCTGTCCCGGCACGCCGGGCATGCCGACATCATCCGCGAGAGCGTGGACGGGGCCACCATGTACGAGTTGCTCGCCGCCGCCGAGGAGTGGCCGGAGACCGACTGGCTCAAGCGCTGGCGCCCGGCCGCGGTGTAG
- a CDS encoding DUF7158 domain-containing protein, with product MTTVAWVAGYPIAETEVDEREKRLRAGQFGSALPRQGTSEGRQLRRWLTQLLVAERVVAAQPGGADPPALHEVLPDAAARLEIGSIAAAVLEGPHARAVFARVTAAVDVTDADVAAYHARNPGRFGPRRAAIPLARARPAVTDHLRGAARRATFRRWLDGQVADLVRLAPGYEHPGDPRQPDNTHRH from the coding sequence GTGACGACGGTGGCCTGGGTGGCCGGCTACCCGATTGCCGAAACCGAGGTCGACGAACGCGAAAAGCGCCTGCGGGCAGGGCAGTTCGGCTCCGCCCTGCCCCGCCAGGGGACCAGCGAGGGCAGGCAACTGCGGCGCTGGCTGACCCAGTTACTGGTCGCCGAGCGGGTGGTGGCGGCCCAGCCCGGCGGTGCCGATCCGCCCGCCTTGCACGAGGTGTTGCCCGACGCCGCCGCCCGGCTGGAGATCGGCAGCATCGCCGCGGCGGTCCTGGAGGGCCCGCATGCCCGCGCGGTGTTCGCCCGCGTCACCGCCGCCGTCGATGTCACCGACGCGGACGTGGCGGCCTATCACGCCCGCAATCCGGGGCGGTTCGGTCCGCGCCGGGCAGCCATCCCGCTGGCCCGGGCGCGGCCGGCGGTCACCGACCATCTGCGCGGCGCCGCGCGGCGCGCCACCTTCCGGCGCTGGCTGGACGGGCAGGTCGCCGACCTGGTGCGGCTGGCACCCGGATACGAGCACCCCGGCGATCCCCGCCAGCCGGACAACACCCACCGGCACTGA
- a CDS encoding flavin-containing monooxygenase, with translation MNTFDAIVIGAGFSGLAILAHLREIGLDTVVLDAQDGVGGTWLANRYPGVRTDSEYSYYSFSFSKEVRDEWTWTQRYPAGDEVLAYLNFVADRLDLRRDIRLGTRVTSARYDEAANTWTVQIEGGQPLVAKYLISGMGVLSQAIYPDIPGIDSFAGQKYHTAHWPRDGVDLAGKRVGLIGLGASGIQIVPEIAPQVGEFVVFQRTPNFVVETTNDPVTPEQMQWLRDNYDDIYAKAAAHPFGVAMEPARYSALEVSAEQRRSIFESKWNEGGFHFANECFNDLATNHEASELASEFIRSKIREIVTDPVTAELLCPKTYSFNGKRVPTGHGYYDAFNLDHVRLVDTASTPITEITPAGVRVGDTEYPLDVLIFATGFDAMTGTLTNIDIIGREGITLRERWARDGLRSNLGIGVHGFPNFFMSLGPQTPYSNLVVPIQLGAQWLQRALRWARDNDVAAFEATPESEQWWAEETERTGRATVMYTEGKKAKAWFLGENVPGKREEFQVYMGGGQVYQHHCRALEESGYASLRPDRVPAPL, from the coding sequence ATGAACACCTTCGACGCCATCGTCATCGGGGCCGGTTTCTCCGGCCTGGCCATCCTGGCTCACCTCCGTGAAATCGGCTTGGACACTGTCGTTCTCGACGCCCAGGACGGCGTCGGCGGCACCTGGCTGGCCAATCGCTACCCGGGTGTGCGCACCGACAGCGAATACAGCTACTACTCGTTCTCCTTCTCCAAGGAGGTGCGCGACGAGTGGACCTGGACGCAGCGCTATCCGGCGGGAGACGAGGTGCTGGCCTACCTCAACTTCGTCGCCGACCGCCTCGACCTGCGCCGCGATATCCGGCTGGGCACCCGGGTGACCTCCGCCCGCTACGACGAGGCGGCCAACACCTGGACGGTGCAGATCGAGGGCGGGCAACCGCTGGTGGCCAAATACCTCATCAGCGGGATGGGTGTGCTGTCCCAGGCGATCTACCCCGACATCCCAGGCATCGACAGCTTCGCCGGCCAGAAGTACCACACCGCGCACTGGCCGCGCGACGGCGTCGACCTGGCCGGCAAGCGTGTCGGGCTGATCGGTCTTGGCGCGTCCGGGATCCAGATCGTGCCCGAGATCGCACCGCAGGTCGGCGAATTCGTGGTTTTCCAGCGCACCCCGAATTTCGTCGTCGAGACCACCAACGATCCGGTCACGCCCGAGCAGATGCAGTGGTTGCGCGACAACTACGACGACATCTACGCCAAGGCCGCGGCCCATCCGTTCGGGGTGGCGATGGAACCGGCCCGCTACAGCGCGTTGGAGGTGTCCGCCGAACAACGGCGCAGCATCTTCGAGAGCAAGTGGAACGAGGGCGGCTTCCACTTCGCCAACGAGTGCTTCAACGACCTGGCCACCAATCACGAGGCCAGCGAGCTGGCCTCGGAGTTCATCCGGTCCAAGATCCGCGAGATCGTCACAGACCCGGTGACCGCGGAGCTGCTGTGCCCGAAAACCTACTCCTTCAACGGGAAACGCGTCCCGACGGGGCACGGCTACTACGACGCCTTCAACCTCGACCACGTGCGGTTGGTCGATACCGCATCCACCCCGATCACCGAGATCACCCCGGCCGGGGTGCGCGTCGGTGACACCGAGTACCCGCTGGACGTGCTGATCTTCGCGACCGGCTTCGACGCGATGACGGGCACCCTGACCAACATCGACATCATCGGCCGGGAGGGAATCACGTTGCGGGAGCGCTGGGCCCGCGACGGTCTGCGATCGAATCTGGGTATCGGTGTGCACGGCTTCCCGAACTTCTTCATGTCGCTCGGGCCGCAGACGCCGTATTCGAACCTGGTGGTGCCGATCCAGCTGGGGGCGCAGTGGCTGCAGCGCGCGCTGCGCTGGGCGCGGGACAACGACGTCGCGGCGTTCGAGGCCACCCCGGAGTCCGAACAGTGGTGGGCCGAGGAGACCGAACGCACCGGCCGGGCCACGGTGATGTACACCGAGGGCAAGAAGGCCAAGGCGTGGTTCCTGGGCGAGAACGTGCCCGGTAAGCGGGAGGAGTTCCAGGTCTACATGGGTGGCGGTCAGGTGTACCAGCACCATTGCCGCGCGCTGGAGGAGTCGGGCTACGCGTCGCTGCGGCCCGACCGGGTGCCGGCCCCGCTGTAG
- a CDS encoding ROK family protein produces MTLTLAVDVGGTKIAVGLVDGDGILTHRDQRPTPAGDADTVWATAADLIRQALGRAGDTVTATGISSAGPVDLAEGTVSPINIAAWQGFPIVERTRRLTGGPVRLGGDGLCMALGEQWRGAGAGAAFLLGMVVSTGIGGGLVLDGAPYDGRTGNAGHVGHVVVEADGVPCTCGGRGCVETVAAGPHLVRWARANGWAGPPGADARQLAEAAASGDPVAIEAYRRGAAGVAMMIAGVAATCDLDRVVIGGGVAKSGALLFDPLRAALRTYAGLSFIRDLQVVPAALGGDAGLVGAAALSRA; encoded by the coding sequence ATGACTCTCACCCTGGCCGTCGACGTCGGCGGCACCAAGATCGCCGTCGGCCTCGTCGACGGCGACGGCATCCTGACCCACCGCGACCAGCGGCCCACCCCGGCCGGCGACGCCGACACGGTGTGGGCCACCGCGGCAGACCTGATCCGGCAGGCGCTAGGCCGGGCCGGTGACACCGTGACGGCCACCGGCATCAGCTCGGCCGGACCCGTCGACCTGGCCGAAGGCACCGTCAGTCCGATCAATATCGCTGCCTGGCAAGGGTTTCCGATCGTCGAGCGGACCCGGCGGCTCACCGGCGGTCCGGTGCGGCTCGGTGGTGACGGGCTGTGCATGGCGCTCGGTGAGCAGTGGCGCGGGGCCGGGGCGGGCGCGGCCTTCCTGCTGGGCATGGTGGTCTCGACCGGTATCGGCGGGGGACTGGTGCTCGACGGTGCGCCGTATGACGGACGCACCGGCAACGCCGGCCATGTCGGTCACGTCGTCGTCGAGGCCGACGGGGTGCCGTGCACCTGCGGTGGCCGGGGTTGCGTCGAGACCGTCGCCGCCGGCCCGCATCTGGTGCGCTGGGCCCGCGCCAACGGCTGGGCGGGTCCGCCCGGTGCCGACGCCAGACAACTGGCCGAGGCCGCGGCCTCCGGTGACCCGGTCGCCATCGAGGCGTACCGCCGCGGTGCGGCGGGTGTGGCGATGATGATCGCCGGGGTGGCGGCGACCTGCGACCTGGACCGCGTCGTGATCGGTGGCGGGGTGGCCAAGTCGGGCGCGCTGCTGTTCGATCCGTTGCGCGCGGCGTTGCGCACCTATGCCGGCCTGTCGTTCATCCGGGACCTGCAGGTGGTGCCCGCCGCCCTCGGTGGCGACGCGGGGCTGGTGGGGGCGGCCGCGCTGTCCCGGGCCTGA
- a CDS encoding alpha/beta hydrolase, whose amino-acid sequence MTTPQPTDPLGAVYAEWTEEFAAHPDMSLRLMRWVFEDWQRVTTEPEDVTYKSTELGGVPGILVRPLTADPAQVMVFLHGGGFALGSSASHRKLAGHIAAACGATGFVADFRRAPEHPYPAQLDDTTAVFDALVESGIDPADIAFVGDSAGANIAIATVLRQRTRGAGTPGVVLTISPWLDMENGGETIATNDDTDFLITREGLQGNIDRYLSGGASARDPLVNPLYAEFAGFPPLYITAADVESLYADAARLHALAAGAVVDVTFDVAPGQQHVFPLQAGQLPAADQAIATMAAWYRGRRSAGAHRRFAAPASA is encoded by the coding sequence ATGACTACGCCGCAACCGACGGATCCGCTGGGCGCCGTCTACGCCGAGTGGACCGAGGAGTTCGCCGCGCACCCCGATATGTCGCTGCGCCTCATGCGGTGGGTCTTCGAGGACTGGCAGCGGGTGACCACCGAACCCGAGGACGTCACCTACAAGTCGACCGAATTAGGGGGTGTCCCCGGCATTCTGGTGCGCCCGCTGACCGCCGATCCGGCCCAGGTGATGGTGTTCCTGCACGGTGGTGGCTTCGCGCTGGGCTCCTCGGCCAGCCATCGCAAGCTGGCCGGGCACATCGCGGCGGCGTGCGGGGCCACCGGTTTCGTCGCGGACTTCCGCCGCGCGCCGGAGCACCCGTACCCAGCGCAACTCGACGACACCACCGCGGTGTTCGACGCGCTGGTGGAGTCCGGGATCGACCCGGCCGATATCGCCTTCGTCGGCGACAGCGCCGGTGCGAACATCGCGATCGCCACGGTGCTGCGGCAGCGCACGCGCGGCGCGGGGACACCGGGTGTGGTGCTGACCATCTCGCCGTGGCTGGACATGGAGAACGGCGGCGAGACCATCGCCACCAACGACGACACCGACTTCCTGATCACCCGGGAAGGGTTGCAGGGCAATATCGATCGCTACCTGTCCGGGGGTGCCAGTGCCCGTGACCCGCTGGTGAACCCGCTCTACGCCGAGTTCGCCGGCTTCCCGCCGCTCTACATCACCGCCGCCGACGTGGAGTCGCTGTACGCCGACGCCGCCCGCCTGCACGCCCTGGCCGCCGGTGCCGTCGTCGACGTCACCTTCGACGTGGCGCCCGGCCAGCAGCACGTCTTCCCCCTGCAGGCCGGGCAGCTGCCCGCCGCCGACCAGGCCATCGCCACCATGGCGGCCTGGTACCGCGGCCGGCGCAGCGCCGGTGCTCACCGTCGTTTCGCCGCACCGGCGTCCGCCTGA
- a CDS encoding DinB family protein — MDTELLADQLDFHWTHQLRPRLDGLTDDEYFWEPVRGCWTVHPRATGTVVDFAYPPPQPEPFTTIAWRLAHVIVGVLAMRNHSHFGGPPADYESWPYATSAAGALDQLDDAYARWIAGVRALTAADLAQPCGPAEGPYADHSMATLVLHINREMIHHGAEIACIRDLYIHTNTKES, encoded by the coding sequence ATGGACACCGAACTGCTGGCCGACCAGCTGGATTTCCACTGGACGCATCAGCTGCGCCCACGCCTGGACGGCCTGACCGACGACGAGTACTTCTGGGAGCCGGTCCGGGGCTGCTGGACGGTGCACCCCCGGGCAACCGGGACGGTCGTCGATTTCGCGTATCCGCCGCCGCAACCCGAACCGTTCACCACCATCGCGTGGCGACTCGCGCACGTCATCGTCGGGGTGCTGGCCATGCGCAATCACTCCCATTTCGGCGGGCCGCCCGCGGACTACGAGTCGTGGCCCTATGCCACCTCGGCGGCCGGCGCGCTGGACCAGCTCGACGACGCGTATGCGCGCTGGATCGCGGGGGTGCGCGCGCTCACCGCGGCCGATCTGGCCCAACCGTGCGGACCTGCCGAGGGCCCGTACGCCGACCACTCGATGGCCACCCTGGTCCTGCACATCAACCGCGAGATGATCCACCACGGAGCCGAAATCGCTTGTATCCGTGATCTTTACATCCACACCAACACGAAGGAGAGCTAG
- a CDS encoding glycoside hydrolase family 38 N-terminal domain-containing protein, whose amino-acid sequence MRRGHEEHCSPVAAESTELFVGPADAPLQVVRVTCRGGAGSVIRIEGDGLRGEGPAADGTCEIPVHVADSVPGQRRQARAAGLPFTFVVAEPGWTMHMISHFHYDPVWWNTQAAYTSLWTEDPPGACRQTNGFALVTAHLEMARRNPEYKFVLAEVDYLKPFWDTHPEERADLRRLIAEGRIEIMGGTYNEPNTNLTSPETAIRNFVAGMGFQRDVLGADPATAWQLDVFGHDPQFPGMAAEAGLTSSSWARGPHHQWGPMAEHGDPERMQFASEFEWTAPSGRGLLTHYMPAHYAAGWWMDSAATLAEAQRQTFELFTRLKAVALTRNVLLPVGTDYTPPNKWVTEIHRDWNARYTWPRFVCALPKEFFAAVRAELEHASQRAQVQTRDMNPIYTGKDVSYIDTKQANRAAENAVLEAERFAVFAGLLCGASYPQAALEKAWVQLAYGAHHDAITGSESDQVYLDLLTGWRDAWELGRAARDNALALLSTAVGAPMVVWNPLAHHRSDVVTAHLEQPFRGVVRDQQGEVVPSVADGHTVSWLAADVGSLGWCSYRLDDETSGSAWEPLGGNQIGNEHYRVRVDPQRGGAVCSVLAAGRELIAAGRVGNELAVYDEYSAHPTAGEGPWHLLPKGPVVCSSAHPADVQACRSRLGERLTVRGRIGDLLRYTQTITLWRGISRIECRTEIHEFTGADRLLRLRWPCPVPGAMPVSEVGDAVIGRGFGLLHRHGERHAVDAAQHPSTLDNPAYGWFGLSSMLRVRVGAGVRAVSVAEVVTPDDQFDTRDLMVALVRAGVTATCSAAGRPRYGDLSVDSNLPDARIAVGGPDENTFTAAVLATAPEHRRELERQLAATGTARVWVPATSELAQVWVPGADLRGVRSLPVLIVAGGLDALVADLADAEVSVPQDAPAGLTPFESVTVALANRGVPGFAVDPDGTLHTSLMRSCTGWPSGTWIDPPRRTAPDGSNFQLQHWSHTFDYAVIAGEGDWRDADIPQRSAEFSHPLIAVANRRAGADGLPAHGALLDVDSSGGRVTLGALKAAGNPFARGSAEPVDPASITLRLVETHGRRAEFVVRSGICSVSPLTAADLLERPAGATTTALHGYQIATLRGRLDGIRIANADHQQLAPDAEDAQPLYARYWLHNRGPAPLGGLPVVAHLHPSHVTATDPVVRLRLTAASDCTDTALHGRVRLVLPPGWTAEPGQLSFVLPPGEHLDTEVAVTRPPDCLPGVYPIRAELAAAGRGLPAAWHQVVEDVCLVSVGAPADAEVLRLLAGPEDVRVRAGERARLSVTVGTDAHADLAVEAHLISPWGTWEWLGPAVTGAEVPARATLRLDFDVTPPPWVQPGRWWALIRLACAGRLVYSPAVAVEVLP is encoded by the coding sequence ATGCGCCGCGGACATGAGGAGCACTGCAGCCCGGTCGCGGCCGAGTCCACCGAACTGTTCGTCGGGCCTGCCGACGCGCCGCTGCAGGTCGTGCGTGTCACCTGTCGGGGCGGCGCCGGTTCGGTGATCCGCATCGAGGGCGACGGACTGCGCGGCGAGGGGCCGGCCGCCGACGGCACCTGCGAGATCCCGGTGCACGTGGCCGATTCGGTGCCGGGGCAGCGCCGGCAGGCCCGCGCCGCCGGCCTGCCGTTCACCTTCGTCGTCGCCGAGCCCGGCTGGACCATGCACATGATCAGCCATTTCCACTACGACCCGGTCTGGTGGAACACCCAGGCGGCCTACACCAGCCTGTGGACCGAGGATCCGCCGGGTGCGTGCCGGCAGACCAACGGTTTCGCGTTGGTGACCGCACACCTGGAGATGGCCCGGCGGAATCCCGAGTACAAGTTCGTGCTCGCCGAGGTCGACTATCTCAAGCCGTTCTGGGACACCCATCCCGAGGAACGCGCCGACCTGCGCCGCCTCATCGCCGAAGGCCGGATCGAGATCATGGGCGGCACCTACAACGAACCCAACACCAATCTCACCAGCCCGGAAACCGCGATCCGGAACTTCGTCGCGGGCATGGGGTTTCAGCGCGACGTCCTCGGTGCCGATCCCGCGACCGCCTGGCAGCTGGACGTGTTCGGTCACGATCCGCAGTTTCCGGGGATGGCCGCCGAGGCGGGGCTGACGTCGAGTTCGTGGGCCCGCGGGCCGCACCACCAGTGGGGGCCGATGGCCGAGCACGGTGACCCGGAACGCATGCAGTTCGCCAGCGAATTCGAGTGGACGGCGCCGTCCGGCCGGGGGCTGCTCACCCACTACATGCCCGCGCACTATGCCGCGGGGTGGTGGATGGACTCGGCGGCCACCCTCGCCGAGGCGCAGCGGCAGACCTTCGAGTTGTTCACCCGGTTGAAGGCGGTGGCGTTGACCCGCAACGTGCTGCTGCCCGTCGGCACCGATTACACGCCGCCGAACAAGTGGGTCACCGAGATCCACCGCGACTGGAACGCCCGCTACACCTGGCCGCGGTTCGTGTGCGCGCTGCCCAAGGAGTTCTTCGCCGCGGTGCGCGCCGAGCTCGAACATGCCTCCCAACGTGCCCAGGTGCAGACCCGGGACATGAACCCGATCTACACCGGCAAGGACGTCTCCTACATCGACACCAAGCAGGCCAACCGGGCCGCCGAGAACGCGGTGCTGGAGGCCGAGCGGTTCGCGGTGTTCGCCGGATTGCTCTGCGGGGCCAGCTATCCGCAGGCGGCGTTGGAGAAGGCGTGGGTGCAACTGGCCTACGGGGCGCACCACGACGCGATCACCGGCTCGGAATCCGACCAGGTGTATCTGGATCTGCTCACCGGCTGGCGCGACGCCTGGGAGTTGGGCCGCGCCGCCCGCGACAACGCGCTGGCCCTGCTCAGCACCGCGGTGGGGGCACCGATGGTGGTGTGGAATCCGCTGGCGCACCACCGATCCGATGTGGTGACCGCCCACCTCGAGCAACCGTTTCGCGGCGTGGTGCGCGACCAGCAGGGCGAGGTGGTGCCGTCGGTGGCCGACGGGCACACCGTGAGCTGGTTGGCCGCCGACGTCGGATCCCTCGGCTGGTGTTCCTACCGGCTGGACGACGAGACCTCGGGATCGGCCTGGGAACCGTTGGGCGGCAACCAGATCGGCAACGAACACTACCGGGTCCGGGTCGACCCGCAGCGGGGCGGCGCCGTGTGTTCGGTGCTCGCCGCCGGCCGTGAGCTGATCGCGGCCGGCCGGGTGGGCAACGAACTGGCCGTCTATGACGAGTACTCGGCGCATCCCACGGCCGGGGAAGGGCCTTGGCATCTGTTGCCGAAGGGCCCGGTGGTCTGCTCGTCGGCCCATCCCGCGGACGTGCAGGCCTGCCGAAGCCGGCTCGGCGAGCGGTTGACCGTTCGCGGCCGCATCGGTGACCTGTTGCGCTACACCCAGACCATCACGCTGTGGCGCGGTATCTCCCGCATCGAATGCCGTACCGAGATACACGAATTCACCGGCGCCGACCGGCTGCTGCGGTTGCGCTGGCCCTGCCCGGTGCCCGGGGCCATGCCGGTCAGCGAGGTCGGTGACGCGGTGATCGGGCGCGGCTTCGGCCTGCTGCATCGGCACGGTGAACGGCACGCGGTGGATGCCGCGCAGCACCCGTCCACCCTGGACAACCCCGCCTACGGCTGGTTCGGGCTGTCCTCGATGCTGCGGGTGCGCGTCGGGGCGGGGGTCCGGGCGGTGTCGGTGGCCGAAGTCGTCACGCCGGACGACCAATTCGACACCCGAGACCTGATGGTCGCCCTGGTGCGCGCCGGGGTCACGGCCACCTGCAGCGCGGCAGGCCGGCCACGCTACGGGGACCTGTCGGTGGACTCCAACCTGCCCGACGCCCGGATCGCCGTCGGCGGCCCGGACGAGAACACCTTCACCGCGGCGGTGCTGGCCACCGCGCCCGAGCACCGCCGGGAACTGGAGCGGCAACTGGCGGCCACCGGCACCGCCCGGGTCTGGGTGCCCGCGACGTCCGAACTCGCCCAGGTGTGGGTGCCCGGCGCCGACCTGCGCGGGGTTCGCAGCCTGCCGGTGCTGATCGTCGCCGGCGGACTCGACGCGCTGGTCGCCGATCTCGCCGACGCGGAGGTCTCGGTGCCCCAGGACGCCCCGGCCGGGCTGACACCGTTCGAATCGGTGACGGTGGCCTTGGCCAATCGCGGGGTGCCGGGATTCGCCGTCGATCCCGACGGCACCCTGCACACCTCGCTGATGCGGTCGTGCACCGGCTGGCCGTCGGGCACGTGGATCGACCCACCCCGGCGCACCGCCCCGGACGGGTCCAACTTCCAACTCCAGCACTGGTCGCACACCTTCGACTACGCCGTCATCGCCGGCGAGGGGGACTGGCGCGACGCCGATATCCCGCAGCGCAGCGCCGAGTTCTCGCATCCGCTCATCGCCGTCGCCAACCGGCGCGCCGGCGCCGACGGCCTACCCGCACACGGTGCGCTCCTCGATGTCGATTCGTCCGGCGGCCGGGTCACCCTCGGCGCGCTCAAAGCCGCGGGCAATCCGTTCGCACGCGGATCCGCCGAGCCGGTGGACCCCGCTTCGATCACCCTGCGGTTGGTCGAAACACACGGTCGCAGAGCAGAATTCGTGGTACGGTCCGGCATCTGCAGCGTCTCGCCGCTGACCGCCGCGGACCTGCTGGAACGTCCGGCCGGTGCGACGACGACGGCGCTGCACGGTTATCAGATCGCCACTCTGCGCGGCCGGCTCGACGGAATCCGGATCGCCAACGCCGACCATCAGCAGCTGGCCCCGGACGCCGAGGACGCGCAGCCGCTCTATGCCCGGTACTGGCTGCACAACCGGGGCCCGGCACCCCTGGGTGGCCTGCCGGTGGTGGCGCACCTGCATCCCAGCCACGTGACGGCGACGGATCCGGTTGTGCGGCTTCGGCTCACGGCGGCCAGCGATTGCACCGACACCGCCCTGCACGGCCGGGTCCGGCTGGTGCTCCCGCCGGGCTGGACGGCCGAGCCGGGTCAGTTGTCCTTCGTGCTGCCGCCGGGGGAGCACCTGGACACCGAGGTCGCGGTGACCCGGCCGCCGGACTGTCTGCCCGGGGTGTACCCGATCCGTGCCGAACTGGCCGCCGCCGGTCGCGGGCTGCCCGCGGCATGGCATCAGGTGGTCGAGGACGTGTGCCTGGTGTCGGTCGGTGCGCCGGCCGATGCCGAGGTGCTGCGGTTGCTCGCCGGGCCGGAAGACGTGCGGGTGCGGGCCGGGGAGCGGGCCCGGTTGTCGGTCACGGTCGGCACCGACGCGCATGCCGACCTGGCCGTCGAAGCGCACCTGATCAGTCCGTGGGGCACCTGGGAGTGGCTGGGGCCGGCGGTTACCGGTGCCGAAGTGCCGGCGCGGGCAACGCTGCGGCTGGATTTCGACGTGACGCCGCCGCCCTGGGTGCAGCCGGGCCGGTGGTGGGCGCTGATCCGGCTGGCCTGCGCGGGCCGGCTGGTGTATTCACCGGCGGTCGCGGTGGAGGTGCTGCCGTGA
- a CDS encoding helix-turn-helix transcriptional regulator, translating to MSTARVLQLLGLLQARRVWTSDELAERLEVTARSVRRDIERLRDLGYPVHASKGRGGGYQLGAGAALPPLLLDPDEAVAMAVCLRLAAGGSVAGVGESALRALSKLDQVMPSRLRSQVAAVHDSTVTLTSATEDAVDPDVLMTLARASRDHEHVSCGYVDIRGNATQRRLEPYQLVTTGRRWYLLGYDRDRADWRSLRLDRMSDVRALGSTFVPREAPDAADYVRRAISSSPYRYVARVRYHAAQDVVAQTFSATSVQIEPDGPDACIVTTGADDPERMALYLAMPGCEFEVLDPPEVIRAVGAAAERLRRAAART from the coding sequence ATGAGTACCGCGAGGGTCCTGCAGCTGTTGGGCCTGCTGCAAGCACGCCGGGTGTGGACCTCCGACGAACTGGCCGAACGGCTCGAGGTCACCGCCCGCAGCGTGCGCCGCGATATCGAGCGGTTGCGTGACCTCGGCTACCCGGTGCACGCCAGCAAGGGGCGCGGCGGCGGCTATCAACTGGGCGCCGGCGCCGCCCTGCCGCCGCTGCTGCTCGACCCGGACGAGGCCGTCGCGATGGCCGTCTGCCTGCGCCTGGCGGCCGGCGGCAGCGTCGCCGGTGTCGGGGAGTCGGCCCTGCGCGCGCTGTCCAAACTCGACCAGGTGATGCCCTCCCGGCTGCGGTCGCAGGTCGCGGCCGTGCACGACAGCACCGTCACGCTCACCTCGGCCACCGAGGACGCGGTCGACCCGGACGTCCTGATGACCCTGGCCCGCGCGAGTCGCGACCACGAACACGTCAGCTGCGGCTATGTCGACATCCGCGGCAACGCCACCCAGCGCCGCCTGGAGCCCTACCAGCTGGTGACCACCGGCCGGCGCTGGTACCTGCTGGGCTATGACCGGGACCGGGCGGACTGGCGCAGCCTGCGGCTGGACCGGATGTCCGACGTGCGCGCGCTGGGCAGTACCTTCGTGCCGCGCGAGGCGCCCGATGCCGCCGACTACGTGCGCCGCGCGATCAGCTCGTCGCCGTACCGGTACGTCGCGCGGGTGCGCTACCACGCCGCCCAGGACGTTGTCGCCCAGACCTTTTCGGCCACCTCGGTGCAGATCGAGCCCGACGGCCCGGACGCCTGCATCGTGACCACCGGTGCCGACGATCCGGAGCGGATGGCGCTGTACCTGGCCATGCCGGGATGTGAATTCGAGGTACTCGATCCGCCCGAGGTGATCCGCGCCGTGGGCGCCGCCGCCGAACGCCTCCGCAGGGCCGCCGCCCGAACGTAA